A stretch of DNA from Gossypium raimondii isolate GPD5lz unplaced genomic scaffold, ASM2569854v1 Contig00259, whole genome shotgun sequence:
tgactaaaacGAAAACATACCCAAAAATTTAGTGACAAATGATGTAGCTATCAATTTGCAGTTTTGATAGGGTGAGTAATTAATAGTGTTGAATATTAAACCAACCAATTTTATGGAAGGtcaattgatttatatatgggTTATTATTGTCaatggaatttttaattttagattttgtgaTGTCtacatttataatattaaaaaattaaaattaatatattgaaataattttgatataaaattagaattattatcatttattaaaaataaaaattcttaacaaactcttgaacattaaaaaactcaaaagttgtgtcattttctttaaggaaaaaaaattgaggaaagaaaagaaatggaaaaccCAAATAAAGGAAGGAAAATGAGTTCTTCTAACAGTAACCGAAAGCTACCCACGATCAAGATTCACCTCCCAACCTCCCCTCATCACTCGACCTCCGCAGCTTCCTCCCCCAGCCCCGTCGCTGGAGCTCGTCGTAAGATTGGCGTAGCGGTGGATCTCTCCGAAGAGTCCGCCTACGCCGTTCGCTGGGCTGTCCAAAACTACCTCCGACCAGGCGATGCTGTCATCCTCCTCCACGTGTCTCCAACCAATGTACTCTACGGAGCTGATTGGGGCCCACTTTCCCAGGCCCAACAAAGCCCACGAACGCCAGAGACCCAGAAGCAACTGGAGGACGACTTCGATGCCTTCACGGCTTCAAAGGCAGCGGATTTGGCCAAACCCTTGAAGGAAGCTGGGTTTCCCTTCAAGATTCATATTGCGAAAGATCATGATATGAGGGAAAGGCTGTGTCTTGAGCTGGAGAGGTTAGGGTTGAGTGCTGTTATAATGGGGAGTAGAGGGTGTGGAGCTGAGAAAAGAGGGAATGATGGGAGGTTGGGAAGCGTTACTGATTATTGTGTGCATCACTGTGTTTGTCCTGTTGTTGTTGTTAGGCATCCTGATGAGAAAGATGGCGGGAATGGTCAGCCTGTGGTGGCAGATAAGGATGCCAGGGTGGAGGAAAAAGGTGGCAAATGTTAATCCTATCGGTATTTCTCGTCGTTCGAGTTTGATTGGAAATTTGGGATCTTTGTATgtgttttaatgcttaatttgGATTGCTTGAGCAGGTTTTTATTGCTTATATGTTTTCGTAGTATGAAAAGATATAGTAGAAAAGTTGTGTCATATGATCCATATAGCCTATCCCATATGCTAGCCTTGAATATGGCTGAAAATTTGGCTTCTTGGCGGTATTTAGATGTTTAATTCAGATTATCTTAGCATTTTCTTTCTTGGTTATGTGTTTCTAGTGTTTTAGATGATGATTAGAGAAAAGCGGCAGAATACCAGTTACCACACATAGTGAGACCTAGCATAGATTACTGTTGTTATggatgataaaaattttaagttggcGAAAGCTGGTCTTTTCTTGGTGTCAATTTggcataatattatatttatgtagATGGCCACTTGTTGGGAatggtttaatatgtttatgtttttagtgattcaaaatgcattttttgttaaattagcTGAAAATAGGGCATGATAGTagaatatgatatttatagctCGTCCCAGATAGTGGGAAAGGTTTAGCTTCTTTTTCTTGTAGCTCATATATTGTTTATTCTAATTTGGAGTATTAGATTTTTTAGTAATGGGAGGATTTGTTTAGTCAATGGGATTAGTTTTGTCTCCTTGAAATTTCCTGTTGATTGGGAGTTAATTGAAAAGTAGATAggtgatggaaaataaaactatttgtGTGGTGTCACTTTTAACTTGGTATAAAATAATGAGTGAGCAgttgataaatattataaagatatGTGATGGCAATTGTTACTGTGTTCCTTAAGCAACTCTCTAAATGCTTGAGGGCCATAGTTTTCCCTGCCTTGAGCATTCTTGTGGATGTTATGTTGTTAAACTTTTAGAGCTAATTGATATGTGGACAAGTTATGTACAATGGAAGTGATGGTATAATGAAGATGATATGTAGTACTGTTGAGTGCTAGACCTTAGGAGCTATAAACTTCTAATAGATATCACTGCTTGATAATTATGCATAAATATGATAAAGGCATGCGGATAACAGAGAAGTCTAAGGAAATGCTAGTATGAATATATGAGAAGGCAAGTTTGGCCTTCTCATGGAATTTTTAGTATCTTGAGAAATGATCAAATTGTCGTGGAAAGATGTTTTAAGCAGTTGTTTGTCCACGTAAAACAAAGCAATTGATGCCTAGGAGGAGTTGGAGTATTTCTAACTGTTGGGAATTGGGATGATCGGTTGGAGCTAAAAGGGGCTATTAGAAACTGTTTGCATGGAACTGCAAATAGTTTCGTAGATTTCAACTGGGAGAATATGGGAAGATAAAATGCTTCAGTGTGCAATTAAATGTTTGATAGAACATGGTTTTATTGTCATATATGTTGCTTTACAGCATACTAGTAGGATGTTCGATCTGCTAGAGTTGGTAGGCTGTGGAAATATTTGGATTAATCTGATTTCCTAAGCAATTTGAGACtgaaaatataacttttagATCCTAAAATATATGCTTAGATTCAAAGAAAGCTCTTGCAGTTTGGAGTAAGCTTTTTTATACACCAATTGGTCATTGCCATTTCCTCCAGTTTATTCAGGCTATTGCTTGTTTCCAAGCATAGTGGAAAGAATAAGAAGACATGCAAAGAAAGAGATCTGTCTGTATCATTACCTGGtagaaacatttttaattaatagcCATAAGTTTGCCTGTTATGAAATCCATAACATGTTGTAGTAGCAAAGCTTCTTGTATGAAATTTGCTTGAATTGCTGAACTACTGAGCTTACCAccaattcttgtaaatttgATGCTTCTTTCATGGCAGATGCCTAGCAAGTCTGGTAATTGCAGCTTTATCCCATCAATAGCAGGTTTGTATCTTGTTGTTGGAAATATCTTCATTTCTATTTTCCATTCTTTCATGCAAACCTGTTTATATCTGATTTTTTCTTTATCTAGCTTTTCTTATGTTGTAGATAGCAAAGAAGACTATGAGTCGCTCAGGATTAGCTCGGATGAAGGATTCAGTTAAAATGGATCCTAGGATTCTCTCTTTCTACTTTCATCTCCGCATTGTTTAACTTTTTATTGGTGATGTTATCGTATGATTGATGAGGTTCTTGATTTCCTTTTATGGCGCTCGGGTCATGATTCACTACACCGTGATGATATAGTATAAGATAACCCCGGtgtcaactttttcttttggttttatgaatatttgattTGATGCCATAGTGCAGGACAGaaacatgaaaaaatatttcatgaacACCTTGAATTCAAgggcaattttttttatgtataaatcTGGACTACtgtcttcttctcttttttgtgTATGTGCAAAGGGCATCGATGTTTGAGATAGATAGTAGAAGGGGTCGTTCATACTTTGCCATAatcaattacattgaaaatcgATAACAAAAATTACCACAAAATAACTAGGTTGGTACTTAGCTATATGATTacgttaaaaaaataaatgtgtgATGGAATAGACCTAAAATTTGCATGACTTTGATAACaagttattatatatttttcttaaaaggaagtattacatatttttttataaatattgatatattgagGTAAAATCTTTTGGAAATTAATAATCATAAGGTTATCTTCTACATTAATACCAATGACTATTTTagcaataaaatattttggcaATGAACAATCATGCCATAAATAAACATTCATCATTACAGCTGATTTTCAGCAATGCTAAATGAAATCATTAACAAGCATTCCATTTATTCTTTCCATAAAACCCTAACCAAAATTTTTCAAGTCAGTGTTAGGCGGTGTAATCTTTGAAGGCAAGGAGACGACTTTGTTTAGAAGAAAACTGGAGTTTTAACATGGAGCGGGATCCTATATTCACTATGATCTGCTTTTTAATAGTAGTTTTTTCACACTTGGAATTGTCAGAGGAAGTTGATGTTTTAGGTGTAGAAGGATCAATCAGTGATGGTGAGACACTGGTTTCATCATTAGAAACCTTTCAGCTAGGCTTCTTCTCACCTGGAAAATCAAGAAACAGGTACTTGGGAATATGGTTCAAGACCTGCCCTGGAACGGTTGTTTGGGTTGCAAACAGAAACAATCCCATTGCTGATGGGCAAGGGGTTTTAACTGTAAGTGACAGTGGAAATCTTGTCCTTTTGAACCAGACGAAGAGTGTCGTCTGGTCATCCAATCTGTCTGGGACAGCACAAAATCCTGTGGCACAGCTTTTAGATACTGGAAACCTTGTTCTCAAGGACAACAAAAGCACGGCTGGAAGCTATTTGTGGCAAAGCTTTGATTATCCATCAGACACACTCTTGCCAGGCATGAAAGTAGGATGGAACTTAAAGACTAGCGAGGAAAGATATTTAACATCATGGAAAAGTGCTGATGATCCATCCCCTGGAAACTTCACTTTCAGACTTGACAAAAATGGATTACCTCAGTTAGTCATTGATACAGAATCAATGAGAACGTACCGTACAGGACCATGGAATGGATTTGGGTTTGAAGCTATTCCAGCATACCTCAACTTCCTCTTCAAACATAATGTCGTGTCTAATGAGAATGAGATATTTTTTAGTTATGAAGTTGCCAACAAGGAGATTACCACGCGATTATGGTTGAATTATACTGGTTATTTACAGCGTCTTATATTTACCCATGATAGTAAAAATTGGGAATTTTTGTACTCAGCTCCATTTGATAAATGTGGGATCTATGGATTCTGTGGTGCTAACAGTATATGCAGCAGCCGGAGAGCAGATGCCTGTAAGTGTCTAAAAGGGTTCATTTCAAAATCACAAGAGTCTAAGAACTGTGTAAGAGAATCATCACTAGACTGTCAAAAGGGAGATGGCTTTACCAGGCTTGTTGGGGTTAAAGTGCCggatttgttaaaatttcagTTGAACGAGAGTTTGAATCTTAAGCAATGTGAGGCTGAATGCTTGAAGAATTGTTCTTGTACAGCTTATGTTAATATGAATGCAAGTGAAGGCCGCACCAGCTGTGTGATGTGGTTTGGTGACCTCTTTGATATTTCAGAAGTGTCAGACATGTACCGAAATGAAGTTGTCTTTATAAGACTTTCAGTTTCAGGTCTAGGTATGCACCACTTATattgttcatcttttttttactttttttttttttttgcatttgatACTGTCTTTTCTAGGATTAACCCATGATTCGAGGAAAAAGAATAGACTAATGGCTATCCTAGTTGTGTCAATCATCTCAAGTGCAACTATTTTGGGCCTAATATCCTTCATAATTTGGAAGAAATGGAAGAAACGAGGTAAGAATACTCATCCAAACTTGCTCACTTTCTTCAAATAGATTTGCAGTATTTAAGAGATCAAACTCAATTGAATTATAGATGATTTGCTTCATTTAACAAGATTGGAAAGTGGGGAAGATGAAAGAGAAGTGCCCTTGTTCCACTTCTCTACCATAGAAATTGCCACCAACTATTTCTCTTTTGGCAATGTAATTGGAGAGGGTGGCTTTGGTCCTGTTTACAAGGTAACCAACCTGGAATATGTTATGCTATGTCTGCAATTTAAAATCCTTGAATGCAATTATTATACGAACGCAGGGAAATCTCCCAACAGGACAACAAATAGCAGTAAAGAGGCTGTCAAAAGACTCAGGTCAAGGTGTTGAGCAATTCAGGAATGAAGTAGTTTTGATAGCCAAACTTCAGCATAAGAATCTTGTTGGACTGCTTGGTTGCTGCATTCAAGGAAATGAAAGGATGTTAATCTATGAGTTTATGCCTAAAAAAAGCTTAGATTACTTCATCTTTGGTTAGCATGGGTTTCCTATACATTATCTTtactataaaacaaatattcaatacATAATTTTGAGGTTCACAGGGTGTTATTTGTGCAGATCATAAAAAAAGAGCACAACTATCATGGCGAAACAGGTTTGATATTGTTCTAGGCATCACAAGGGGACTACTCTATCTCCACCAAGATTCTAAACTCCCAATTATTCATAGAGATCTCAAAGCAAGTAATATTTTACTAGATAGCAACTTGACCCCTAAAATTTCGGATTTTGGGTTGGCAAGAATTTTTTGTGGCAATGATGTGGAAACAAAAACAAGTCGAGTGGTCGGAACATTGTAAGTTCTATTACTTCTTTTATAGATTCGATTCTTCGGCctcatttcatataaaatgCTTTAATGCAGTGGTTACATGGCTCCTGAGTATGCAATTGATGGAACATTTTCAGCCAAATCCGATGTTTTCAGCTTCGGTGTGCTTTTGCTAGAAATAGTAAGTGGTAAAAAGAATAGAGGGTACAGTCATCCCGATCATCTCCACAATCTTCTAGGCCACGTAAGTCATAACAATGGAATCTCTTTTCGATTTAAATTACGGTCACAGATGTATGTTCAGTCATGtaccattttttctttttgcgtAGGCGTGGTTGCTTTGGAATGAAGATCGAGGTTTGGAAGTGATGGACACAATCCTAGAAGAAACATGTGTTAGGTCCGAAGTGCTTAGATTTATCCATGTTGGGTTATTGTGTGTTCAAGAATGCCCTGAAGACAGACCAACAATGTCATCTGTTCTTCTCAAACTCACAAATGAAGAAGCAACTTTGCCTCGACCAAAAGCACCTGGTTTCTTCGTACAAAGGAATCCCTATGACAATTTTAGTTCTACAACAGTGACAACTGATGTCACCATATCTATTCTTGAAGCTAGATAGAACTTTCCTGCTATGTTTATTCAGTACATAGGTTGTCTTTAATGATTAAAGTGTTGTGTCTCTTAATTATGTATATCAAAAGTAGCATCACTGTGTTATTTACCAAGTGATGTAACTATTCGAATAGAAATTTAGGGACGTGGTAAGTTGATGAAGACTTCAGAATTAACAcagattttaaacttaaaactatCTATGTTTGATAATTTCTTGCAATGGATGGAAGGTTTTGTCATATCAgatgagtttatttttttgggttacTTTTTAGAGATTGAGTGGAAAAAGTGTACAGGATTTAGTCACCCAAATCACCACCAACATCTTCTTGGATATATAAGCAGAaatttttgatgtatttgtatcttttagatatttttcatgtctatttttacGGTTTATGATCGAttttatacttaattaaaaacataaatatgatACTTCAAAGTTCTTCCGAATAGGCTATTCATATCAAGTGTCATAGTCTTACCAGGCAATTAAGAGGGTCTCAGCAAAATGGATCATTCCAAATTGCATTTTTAACTTCAAACTTCTTTCTTGAATAGTTACAAATTGTTAGGTCGACATAGAATAGGGATTGCAGTGGAGCGAAGCAGGTCGGATTTTTGCCTACCTCAACCCCGACCCCGACCCCGATCCCGACCCCTGCCCAAGATTATATACAAATACTCAATCCTTGATCTGATCCtaaaattgagagaagaaaaccCGCCTCAACGCCCGACTTGCAATTTTATGAAAAAACCAACCTTAACATAACCCGAttcaaacttattttattacatcaaacaAGTTTTGTAATCATAAAAGAACTATATAAATTAGTCTGATGcactaaatttatttgattataacATAGTTAGTTCGATAGACCATTTATAATCACATGTTGGAACTCATTTgctgactttttttttttaaccatCATTGATGGTCCATCATCAACCAAcgcaaattttaaaattatatgaggTTCAACAAAACAACACATAATCTGCAGAAATAATGGCAAAGtgcaaaaaaatgtaaattgcATATTTATTTACAAAGATTAGAACCTGACTTTTTGCCTCTTCTAAACATTTCTTTCAGTAATCGGAAGTGGAAAATTTTACAGAAAAACACATGCATCCTCCAAGCTTTGGTCAAAGAAGAGTTGCAAAACTTTATAGAAACAAGGGGAAATCCCTAAACCACACCTCAAATCACACTAAAATTATCAACCCTTTTCTGATCagtaaacaaaattaatataccATGGAGACAAATGGTCATAACACATAAGCTAATTAAAAGTCACGGTTAACGGGTTAAGAGAGTTTTCGTTGAGGGGTTAGATTGTAATCAAAAATTGCAATAaaagtaattttgtaaatattcataaactTGACCTTactaagttttaaatttaacctaATCCGAACCtgattttagtaataaaaaaaaactgacCCTATAGAGTTAGATTAGGTCAGAATCCGTCAGTTTTGAGTTCTTTTCTACCCCTAATATAGAGCTGTGCAGAAATCACGTCAATAATCACGTCTTACAAAACATAGGTTTAGTTGATAGCTTTTTACTAAGTCTTTGTATTCTTGTTGCTTATGCATTTTTTATATCTCCCCTACAAATGGGGACACATGGCAAGACAAAAGGTCACCTAAGGACACACTCCACCAGCCACATAATGAAAGGTAACGAGAAGCCTCACTCCTCGTCTTAACCACTCGAGTAAGCGAAGGTAACCATCTACTTTTCCCAACATTTGGCCTACTATTAAGAGTGTGATTCTTTTAATCACCAAATCTCATCTaggttaattattttattctgaaTTAGAACAAATGATATGATATATCTCATCACAAATATCTTTGTTTTATTGAAGATTTTTGTCCCATGTGTCTCGTAACGATGATATAATTACAGGTCCACCACGTTAACACCATCTTATACAGAACTTCGCTTCCAAATATCCCCCTAAGATAATGAAGAAGAGATAGACTCtctaatatattaaaacattttcaaatatttataatgttctaataactataaataaatatgtgcaattaatcaaaagattatattatttaattatttgaaaaagaattataactgtttaaataatattatttgaatagttataatattaaatgaataatttatgtgtttattttaaagacattattattcaaaaagacacctattgatgaaagatgtctctatatAGAGatatgaaaattcctataaatagaaatgagatttcatttggaaaacagaccaacaaattctaatattatttctttccttccttcattttctaatactattagattattctataaattattactgcagaaatcttTTGTAGAAATCGAatttttgttatacattgctcagtgcGTAGTGGattattctcgtcagtgcaaaacgcaaatagtcattggcttcattgtatccttgaGGTTAATTtacttggaactcatttgcataCAGAagataggtgggggcgaatataaccttaaagatagtggcttggaGCATTGtcctatttcttatttttctgtTCGAATTCCGTTCATTTGTTCGAAATTTTTTTCACCGGATATTTGAACTAACATAATACACATACCCACACTCTATCAGTTTACTCCCAACAATCACCTTCACCATCTCCATTCTTCCTTactctttaatttttcacttcAACTACATGAACCGACCTCCATTTACACTATTACAtatttttctgtatttttttgttgttgacCCCACTCATCAATAGTATTGTACGCAGCAAAAACAATCATTATTATGTCTTGTAAAATAGATCATAAAGAAGTTATTCTTTAggggataaaataataaagcgTGAAGAGCTATGAATGAAGCGAGTAGAAGGCATAATTGATCTGTCAAGTCAATTGCAATGAATATGgattataacaaaataataatgctATTACTCTGCTTTCACCTTTTAAATCCCAACAATAACTACAAGGTTTGATATGTGACAAAATTATGTTCAAAAGAGATACAAGTGATACTAATTATTCTTGGCAAAGAGCTACTAGTGTCAAAGCGTCATTTTCGAAATATCTGAGGAAGAAGGAAATTATGGTTTAGTTGATCCATGCTACTTAAAAATGCTTTTGAATCTTATCAAAAAAGAACTTTTGAGTCACTTTTTAattagagaatttttttaaaaattactttgtttaaaaatacttttatctGCCCGAAAAGTGtttcttaaaataatactaaacaccctctatttttattattaatattggcttaaaataatattttattattaattcataaaatttaaaaatattaaagtattttcattttcctatacttttttgtatttattcattttcttcatttaaaaataaaataaaaattttaggcttttgcataaattttaaaaatatataaattaaattattaataaagaaaatattttattttttataaatttaaagataaagttgataattaagttaaattttaaatctttctttaaaaataaaat
This window harbors:
- the LOC105801293 gene encoding G-type lectin S-receptor-like serine/threonine-protein kinase At4g27290, which translates into the protein MERDPIFTMICFLIVVFSHLELSEEVDVLGVEGSISDGETLVSSLETFQLGFFSPGKSRNRYLGIWFKTCPGTVVWVANRNNPIADGQGVLTVSDSGNLVLLNQTKSVVWSSNLSGTAQNPVAQLLDTGNLVLKDNKSTAGSYLWQSFDYPSDTLLPGMKVGWNLKTSEERYLTSWKSADDPSPGNFTFRLDKNGLPQLVIDTESMRTYRTGPWNGFGFEAIPAYLNFLFKHNVVSNENEIFFSYEVANKEITTRLWLNYTGYLQRLIFTHDSKNWEFLYSAPFDKCGIYGFCGANSICSSRRADACKCLKGFISKSQESKNCVRESSLDCQKGDGFTRLVGVKVPDLLKFQLNESLNLKQCEAECLKNCSCTAYVNMNASEGRTSCVMWFGDLFDISEVSDMYRNEVVFIRLSVSGLGLTHDSRKKNRLMAILVVSIISSATILGLISFIIWKKWKKRDDLLHLTRLESGEDEREVPLFHFSTIEIATNYFSFGNVIGEGGFGPVYKGNLPTGQQIAVKRLSKDSGQGVEQFRNEVVLIAKLQHKNLVGLLGCCIQGNERMLIYEFMPKKSLDYFIFDHKKRAQLSWRNRFDIVLGITRGLLYLHQDSKLPIIHRDLKASNILLDSNLTPKISDFGLARIFCGNDVETKTSRVVGTFGYMAPEYAIDGTFSAKSDVFSFGVLLLEIVSGKKNRGYSHPDHLHNLLGHAWLLWNEDRGLEVMDTILEETCVRSEVLRFIHVGLLCVQECPEDRPTMSSVLLKLTNEEATLPRPKAPGFFVQRNPYDNFSSTTVTTDVTISILEAR
- the LOC105761233 gene encoding universal stress protein PHOS34, with the translated sequence MENPNKGRKMSSSNSNRKLPTIKIHLPTSPHHSTSAASSPSPVAGARRKIGVAVDLSEESAYAVRWAVQNYLRPGDAVILLHVSPTNVLYGADWGPLSQAQQSPRTPETQKQLEDDFDAFTASKAADLAKPLKEAGFPFKIHIAKDHDMRERLCLELERLGLSAVIMGSRGCGAEKRGNDGRLGSVTDYCVHHCVCPVVVVRHPDEKDGGNGQPVVADKDARVEEKDA